The following are encoded in a window of Abyssisolibacter fermentans genomic DNA:
- the ortA gene encoding 2-amino-4-oxopentanoate thiolase subunit OrtA → MEAKKGDWVRIYNVILTPEQRAPQVPDDTKMVPLEMWDKGFLLDEKAEIGDIVEVETYIGRKIKGKLLEIDPVYRHNYGEFVPELMYVGRQLRALLEAGECDE, encoded by the coding sequence ATGGAGGCAAAAAAGGGAGATTGGGTAAGAATATATAATGTCATATTAACTCCAGAACAAAGAGCACCACAAGTACCTGATGATACTAAAATGGTACCACTTGAAATGTGGGATAAAGGTTTTTTATTAGATGAAAAAGCCGAAATTGGAGATATAGTTGAGGTTGAAACATATATAGGTAGAAAAATTAAAGGAAAACTATTAGAAATAGATCCTGTGTATAGACATAATTATGGTGAATTTGTACCTGAATTGATGTACGTTGGCAGACAGTTGAGAGCTTTATTGGAAGCAGGTGAATGTGATGAGTGA